In Cardinium endosymbiont of Dermatophagoides farinae, the sequence TAGGGTATATCGCTTGCTGCTAAAAAAAAGGCTTTCTACCGTTTCACGGGCCGTCTGTTCATCAGGGGGTTCCGCATTACGCAACTGACGGTAAATTTGCTCTATTGCCTCCTTGGTATCATTGGTATTATCTTTTCCAAAGGTATTATAGACTAGGTGATAGTCGGCATAAGCTGCTTCTGATTTATGCAAGATAATAGAAGAGACACCTGAAGATAGGATGATTTCTATAGCAGCTTCGTCCAATAGCGTATTGCGCTCTACAAGGACTTCATGGCTTGCGCGTACATATTCTTCACCAGTTTCTTCATTTACATAAGGTTCCTGGCAACTTTCTAAAACCCGAGCAGCTAATTTACGGCCTATATGCTTTTCTAAGACTGCTTTGCTTGCCTCTACTTCATCTGTAAGACCAAATATATCTAAGATATCTTTATCACTACTATACCCAATGGCACGCAACATAGTGGTAACCGGAATTTTCTTTTTCCTATCTAGATAGATATACATCACCGAATTGATATCAACTGAAAATTCAATCCAAACACCTTTAGCAGGAACTACTTTAGCAGCGTAAACATTAGACCCACTAATGTGCTTATTCTGAAAAAAGAAAATACCAGAGGACTTATGTACTTGAGAAACCACTACACGCTCCACACCGCTTAAAATAAAAGAACCCTGATCGGTCATATAGGGCACATTACCAAAAAAAACCTCTTGCTCAACGCCTTCATATTTTCCAGTATGCTCGTCGTTTTGCAGCAAGCGTAACTTTGCTTTCAAAGGGACATCATAGGTCAACCCGCGCTCAATACACTCCCGGGGCGTATATTGGGGAAGCTCTAAATTATAATCAATAAACTCCAGAATATAGTTCCGTTTAGAATCTTCAATAGGAAAATGCTCCATAAAAACTTTATAGAGCCCTTCACTGGTTCTATTTTCTGGACTAACACCCAGTTGAAAAAAATCTCTAAAAGACTTTAACTGGATTTCAAGCAAATCAGTATAATTTGCAGGGGCATCAGCAGAAGGCATATGGCAATTTTGTTTACTAGATTGTTTTTTCTTCACGAAGGTGCTACAAGTTTATAGTTTATAGGAAGCAAGAAAAAGAAAACAGCCCCCGGCTACATTAACATTCAGCAGGCCAAACACTGAAAAAAGCAAAAACAGACAAGATGTATGGCCGGAGCTAAATAGGTAACCTTTAACACCCCAAAAATATAGTATATAGGGCAGCTGCCTACTTCAATTCAACCTCTGCACCAGCTTCTTCTAATTTTCTTTTAATAGTCTCTGCTTCTTCTTTAGGCAGGTTTTCTTTCATCGTGCCTGGTACGCCATCCACAAACTCTTTGGCTTCTTTCAAGTTCAATCCTGTTATTTCTTTGATCAGTTTTACCACAGCCAGCTTAGAAGCACCTGCTGATTTTACAACCACATCAAATGTTGTTTTTTCTGCCACCGCTTCAGTAGGCGCAGCAGGACCAGCTGCCATCATCATAGGAGCTGAAGCAGCAGGCTCAATACCATACTCGTTTTTCAAAATATCAGATAGCTCATTTGCCTGCTTAACCGTTAAATTAACAAGCTGTTCGGCTAAAACTTTTAACTCGGTCATAATTTATAAATGTTTATACAATTTAGTATAGATACAAAAACAGAGAAACTCTCTGAGCCTTCTCTGGAAACGCTACTTCTGCTGGTAATTTGCTCGTCAATCCGGTGCTCAAATCCTCACGTACATCTAGTACGCTGCGGTTTTGCACTCCGTGTCTCCTACAAATTCCTCAGCATAAGCGCGTTTCGAAAGAAGTCTCTTGTTATGCGGATGCTAAAGTTTCCACCACTCCCATTAAACGTTTGCCTCCAGATTGAATCGCAGCCACAACATTTAAAATAGGAGCTTTTAAAAGCATCATGATGTCTCCCAAAATCTCTTCTTTTGATTTTAGGTTACTCAACGCATCCAAGTGCGCTGCGCCAATAAATAGATCACCATGAATAGCAGCAGCCTTTAACACAGGAAGACTTAATCTTTCAGCTTCCAAAAAAGCTTTTAACATTTTTCCGGGGGCACGCCCACTGTCATGGCTAAACAAAATACCAGAAAATCCCTTCAATACACTTGAAAAAGAAGCTGCATGGGCTACACATTTTTCAGATCGCTCAAGCGCCTTCTGTATTAAAGTGTTTTTAGCTATTTGATAAACTATATTTTGCGCAGCACAACTTTTTCTAAATTTGTTTACCTGTTCCACGGTAAGACCCATAGCGTCTACCACATAAAAACAGTCGAAAGTAGAAAATTTTTCCACTAGACTTTCTATAACCTGTAATTTTTCTTCTCGTTTCATTTTTCTAAAGCCCAAGGGCAATGCTCCTATCTACGAAAAAGCCTCTACTCATCGTGCTAGAAAGACTAATACTATTTATATAAAGCCCTTTTGAGGAGGCAGGCTTTAACTTAACAATCGCTCTTAACAACTCTGTGACATTCTCTACGATCTTTTCCTGAGCGAAAGATACACGGCCTACACTGGTATGTACAATGCCATACTTATCCACCTTAAAGCTTACCTTTCCACTCTTTACTTCTTTCACCATCTTAGCCACATCCATGGTTACGGTACCTACCTTAGGATTAGGCATCAACCCACGAGGACCTAATATTTTACCCAGCTTACCGAGTTTAATCATAACGGTTGGCATGGTGATAATGACATCTACATCTGTCCATCCTGCTGTTATCTTCTCTATATAGTCATCTAACCCTACATAGTCGGCACCAGCCTGTTTGGCTTCTTGTTCTTTATCAGCTGTACAGAGCACTAAAATTCTGCAGGACTTACCTGTTCCATGTGGAAGGGATACGGTTCCCCTTACCATTTGATCAGATTTTTTAGGATCTACACCCAAACGAACCGCAACATCCATGGAAGCATCAAACTTTGTAAAAGTATTTTTTTGCACCAGCTGCACGGCTTCAGTTAGGTGATAGACCTCTTTGGAAGCACTTGCTGCACTATGTGTATTCCTTTTTTGAATGGCCATTTTTATATCTTTTATTTAACCCAAGGCTTTTTATTTAACCCAAGGGGCAGTACCTTGTACCGTAACGCCCATACTTCTTGCTGTTCCAGCTACCATACGCATGGCTGCATGTACATTTAAGGTATTTAAGTCTGGAAGCTTATCGGTTGCAATTTGCGCAATCTGCTCCCAACTAATACTGGCTACCTTACGCCTATTGGACTCAGGAGACCCCTTTGTAATCTGGGCAAGCTTCATAATAGCAATAACAGCAGAGGATGTTTTAATGATAAAGTCAAAGGACTTATCTTGATAAACGGTAATGATTACAGGTATAATTTCCCCTTGTTGATCCTTTGTTCTAGCATTAAACTGCTTACAGAACTCCATGATATTGATACCCTTACTACCCAATGCCGGGCCTACTGGCGGAGATGGATTGGCTGAACCACCTTTAACCCGTAATTTTACATAACCTAAAACTGGCTTAGACATAACTTATATGAATTTTAAGAGTAGACTTCTTTCGAAACGCTAACTTATGCTGAGGAATTTGTAGGAGACACGGAGCGCAAAACCGCAGCGTACTAGATGTACGTGAGCATTTAAGCACCGGCTCGGACCCCTGGATCACCGCGCAAATTACCAGCAGAAGTTAGCGTTTCGCAAAAAGTCTATTAAAAAAGCTTTTTAACCTGCGCATAACTTAACTCTACAGGGGTACTCCGCTCATCAAAAATTTTAACAACAACATTTAACGTTTTCTTTTCTTCAAAAATTTCTTGTACTTTTCCAGAAAAGCCTGCAAAAGGCCCATCTATGATTTCAACTACTTCTCCTAAAGAAAAAATAGCGCTTAACTTCAGATGGCTAGGCTCAAGACTATTGGTTTTACCTATAATGCGATCAACTTCCGTTTGACTCAATGGAACAGGTGCACTACGCCACCCCCTAACACCTAAAAAACCCAAAGCACCGGTTATACTTTTTAGCAACTGTACAAGAAGACCATTTGACAAGTCTGCCTGCAAAAATATATAACCAGGAAATAAATGTCTATTTTTTACATATTTTTTCCCAGCACGAACCTCATATACCTTTTCATAAGGTATCAACAGCTCGCTAACAATAGACTGTAAATTGTTTTTTACAAGCTCTGCCTGCAGATTAGCCTTTATTTTTTCTTCTTGCTTAGCGACTACTTTAAGCACATACCACTGTAACGCATTCATTCAACTCGTCCATTTTTTAAAAAGCATTATAAAACCACACAAAAGCTTTTTTTAAAGACCAATCCATGAGCCCAATAAGAAGCGCAAATATCAAGGAAGCTACAAGCACAAGCATAGCACTACCTTGTAACCTATAGTAAGAAGGCCAAGTAATCTTATACCTTACTTCTTGTATCAGATTCTGTATAAATATCTTTGCTTTTGACATATTATTTAATGCACGGGTGGAGAGACTCGAACTCCCAGCCTATGGTTTTGGAGACCACCACTCTACCAGTTGAGCTACACCCGTATTGTTTATACCATAAAATTAAAAGCAAAACCAAACCGCTTTAAAGCGCGGGATAAACAAACAACAAGAGAAAAAACCAAAACGAATTATTCAATAATTTCAGTAACACGCCCAGCACCAACTGTTCTACCCCCTTCACGAATTGCAAAACGCAACCCTACTTCCATGGCAATACTGTGAATAAGCGTAATCTCCAAATTAACATTATCACCTGGCATAACCATTTCAATTCCTTCAGGCAGCTTTACTTCACCTGTAACATCTGTTGTTCTAAAGTAGCACTGTGGCCTATATTTATTAAAAAATGGTGTATGACGGCCTCCTTCTTGTTTGGTTAATACATAGACCTCTGCTTTAAACTTACTATGTGGCTTCACGCTTCCTGGCTTGCAAACGATCATACCGCGCTGAATAGAAGACTTATCAATACCACGCAGCAACAGCCCAACATTATCACCAGCTTCACCTCTATCCAAATTTTTACGGAACATTTCCACGCCTGTAACGGTAGAAGTCAACTTATCAGCCCCCATACCAATAATCTCAACAGGACTACCTGTAGTAATTACACCCTTTTCAATTCTACCGGTTACAACGGTTCCACGACCTGTAATCGTACATACTCCCTCTACAGGCATTAGAAAATCTTGATCTACCAATCGTACAGGAAGCGGAATGTAAGTATCTACTGCCTCCATCAACTCCTCAACCTTGGCTTCCCACTGCGGCTCATCATTTAAAGCGCCAAGAGCAGAACCATGAATAATAGGGGTGTTATCACCATCAAACTTATAGGCACTCAAAAGCTCCCTAATCTCAAGCTCTATCAATTCAATCATTTCAGGATCATTTACTAGATCCACCTTGTTTAAGAATACCACAATACGTGGGACACCAATTTGGCTAGCCAAAAGAATATGCTCCCTCGTTTGGGGCATCGCACCATCTGAAGCCGATACTATAAGAATGGCGCCATCCATTTGGGCAGCACCTGTAATCATATTTTTAACATAATCCGCATGACCTGGGCAATCCACATGGGCATAATGCCTATTTTTGGTTTCGTATTCTACGTGGGCAGTATTAATGGTAATACCTCGCTCCTTCTCTTCTGGGCAGCATCAATGGCTGAAAACTCTTTTTTCTCTGCTAACCCTGCTTTAGCCAAAACGGCAGTAATAGCAGCTGTGAGTGTTGTTTTTCCATGGTCAACGTGGCCAATTGTACCAATGTTTACATGGGGCTTTAACCGATTAAATGTTTCCTTTGCCATAGTTTATAATTCTTTAGATTTTTCAATATAATAACTTATTCACCCAATATATTTTTGGATTTACCCAAAATTAACCTCTTTAGATCTATTCCAAAATGGAGCCAATGACGGGACTTGAACCCGTGACCTCTTCCTTACCAAGGAAGCACTCTACCACTGAGCTACACCGGCCCTATAGAAACCAAAGAGCGGGAGACGAGGATCGAACTCGCGACCTGAAGCTTGGAAGGCTGCCGCTCTACCAACTGAGCTACTCCCGCTTTACCATAGACTGCGTCTACTACCGCCTAGTGGGGAGAGAAGGATTCGAACCTTCGAAGCTTACGCAACGGATTTACAGTCCGCCCCAATTGGCCGCTCTGGCATCTCCCCTAAAAAAAAGATAGAAAAATAGCATAGCCACTATGCCAAATAATTCAAGCAAGTCTACGAAAAATATTTTGCCCGCGCAAAAATAAAATAAAGTAAAATACAATCAATAAAGGACTTGCTTTAATAATTTAGAAGCACCAGACCCACACGCCTACTCGTAAAAACGATCTATAACAGATCTACATAAATACCAAGGGAGAAAGGCTTGAGTGAATCGGAACCACTAGGACCTTGCTTTTCCTCAAAAAGGGAGGTACAATAAAAAGCGCCTGTTAACCCAAAACGACCATACCCAACCCCAGCTTGAAACGCCCAAGCATAGGGCTTAAGATTAAAGCTTCCCTCCTCAACGCAAGAAGCAGCTGAATCACCAAATTCTTTGTATTCGACAATGGTAGAAGCAGATCTACGAAAGCCAAACTTAACACCCAACCAAGTATGAAACCCTGCCTTAGGATCATCTAAAACACTATTAAACCGCAACCTAAGCAACAAGTCAATAAAGGAAATTTTAATAGCAGAATAAGCATATTTTTTATCCGAAGTATTGTCTAAATCTTCACAATCTGTATGCGACTTTGTCTTTCTTTTAAGCGTTGGATAAGCCGTTTCATCACCACGCTTTTCACCAGCAAAAGGATAGAACAAGCTACTCCAACCAATCCCTGGACAAAGGGCAAAACGAGATTGATTGATGCGAATGGCATATACAAAAGCCATATCTTTACGAAGCAAACTATTCCAATCTATTTTTTTCATCTTATGAAACTTTCCAGATGAATTGTCCCCTAGATTGTATAAGTAATCCATTCTTACAGAATCAGTGATAAAACTAAGATAATTTTCCACAGATGACAGATAAATATCAGAATCATCGTTTGCTGTGTTTTCTGTGGGTACAGGAGCAGGAGCAGCAGGAGCAGGAGCAGCAGAAGCAGAAGCAGAAGCAGAAGCAGAAGCAGAAGCAGAAGCTGCATCATCTAAAGGAGCTGCATAGCCAACATAGGAGGCAAGAAAAAAGAATAATAGCGGAATGATTTTTTTTTTCATGTAGGTTAAAGATATTATAAGGGTATAAATGCTACTTAACAAAGGTACTTTTTTTTTTAAATATGTCAAAACATTACCTTGAAATAAATTTTTGTTTATTAAATTTGCATAACCACCATTAAAGGGTAGCCCCTTTTTGAAACCTATTTGTGATCAGCAATTTTTAAGAGAAGCGCAGTCACCAAAATACTTAGATGTATTTGAGGGGCATGGATATGGACAAGCTTCGACACCAAAATTGCCATTTAGCAATAGGTTTCAAAAGGGGGCTAATGGACTTGTAGCTCAACTGGATAGAGCACTGCACTACGGATGCAGCGGTTAGGGGTTCGAATCCCTTCAAGTCCACAAGGTCATTCATTGAAGGGTGTGGGCTTAAAGCTTCCACCCTTAGTAAATCTTTCTAAAGGGATAAGGAGGTTTTCTATTCAAGCAATCAATGCTGTCAACTTAAGGCATTTATATCACATTTTTTATTGATCACGAGGATGATGCCTATCATTTATATCTTAAAGTAGTAAGTAGTACATTATAAGTAGCTTTTTTATTGATCACGGGGATGATGATGCCTACCACTTTTTGCTTGATCAAAAAGCGGACAAAAAATCAAGCGCTGATGAAAAAAATTGCGGAAAGCGCACCTTACAGCTGAAAAAACAGGAGCCGTCCTGCAACCCTCCCTGCAAACTGTTTTTCTATTCATCTGTAAACTGCACTTTCTGATCGTAACTTTTTCCAAGGGCGCGTTTTTACTTGTCGTCATACGTTTTAGGTGGTCAGAAGACTGAAAAAATAGAAGTTATTAAGTTATAACTTATAATACGCAATCAAGCAATCAAGTTAAGACCTTAGTGTGCTGGTGGCCGCCAATAAAGGAATGCGGCGCTTCAGAAAAGGGAAAATCTTCTAACAATTTGTTTTTCAGCGGATCAGAAAATCAGCCTGTTCGAAGCCCGTGAAGCGGGCAAGCTCTGATTTTTCCGCTGAAAAATAAATTGTTTCATTATCTTTTTTGTGTGCCAAAGGCCTTTATCGGCGGTTACTAGCAAAGAGAATACTAAAAAGGCCTTTATCCAGCGGCCACTAGCAAAGAGAATACTAAAAAGGTCTTTATCCAGCGGCCACTAGCAAAGAGAATACTAAAAAGGCCTTTATCGGCAGCCACTAGCAAAGGAAAAACTACAGTTGTAATGCGTGGAGATAAGACCATAAGCGGAGGGCTTGGGTGTCTGCAGTTACTGCGCGACCACTGTGCCGAGTTGTTTGGCAATACTGCACTCGGAAGCTTTAAGCAATTGGTGGACTTGCAGTAATGCTACTTCCTCATCTGCAGATAATTCTTGTTTGAGTGTTTCTCTGTTTTGTTCAATAAGCTCTTGTACCAAGCGAATCTTTAGCCGAAGGATCACTTCTAAACTTATTTTTTGTGCATGCTGGCCCTCTTCTATGGTATAAATGCCATACTTTTTGATCCAAGCTTCACTAATGTCATGAGGGGAAGCGGTTAAATCAATGGCTATTTTTCTAATGGTTTCCTCCTTACTATCCAAACAACACTGCATATCTACTAAGCCGCCTTGCTGGAATACCGATTTACAGTATTCAAAAAGCACTTTGCAATCAGTAGATCTAAAAGCTACATCACCTAGTTCTAAGAAAATATATTGATACAACCACCGTTCCTCAGATAGTTTGGTGGCACCATAGGTCAACAAAACACGCATAATTTCTCGCTCATAGGCTTCAATACTTGCGGTAAGCTTACTGGTCAAAGGAAGATTTTTTTGATCTATATATGGGTTGCTTTTTTGTCTACCATATTGCTTGGGAAATGTTCTTTTTTGCTGCCATACGGGAGTAGTTGCATGACGCAATGCATGATAGGTGGTAAAAAGCAGCTCCTCCTCTATAGCAAAAAGCTTGCTGCATTTTTTAAGAAATAGAGCCCCTTCTATTTCATCTGGAATGGCTACCACGCTTTGCACAATCTCGCGTATAGCTCTTGCTTGCGCTACTGGGGTCTGTTCAGTAGACTGGTTTAGTAGAAAACTAGCTTTAAAGGTAATAAAGTCTTGAGCAGAACAATTGATATAGTGATTAAATGCATCTGTTCCTACCTTACGCAGGTAACCATCTGGATCTTCTCCTGAAGGCAGTAAGATGACTTTTACTTCAAATCCTTTTGCTAAAAACTTGTCTATACCACGAAAAGCAGCCTGAATACCAGCTTGATCTCCATCAAAAACCAGTGTAACCTTAGTGGTAAAACGACATAGGGCGTCTATTTGTGGTTCGGTCAGTGCCGTGCCAGCAGAAGCGACTACCTGCTCTACCCCTGCTTTATGAAAGGCCAATACATCCGTATACCCTTCTACCAGATAACAATTATTTTCCTGCTTAATGGAATGCTTGGCAAAAGAAAGGCCATATAACAACCTCCCCTTTTGGTAGATAAGGGTTTCGGATGAGTTGATATACTTAGGGCCATCTACCTCCTTAGACCTCTTCGAAGACTCGATTGCTAAATGGCCATTTTGGTCTCTACGCTCCTCACATACAGCCGAGTATGCTGGCGACTGCGTTTCTCCTAAAAATTGCCCATCAGAAATAGGCTTGGCAAGAGGTGCAATAGCTATATGACGCGCACCAAAGGCAACGACTTGTCCACTGCTATTGTGAATAGGAAACATCAGCCTGCCTCGAAAACGGTCATAAACTTTGGTGCCATTTTGGACCACCAGCCCGGCTGCAACCAATTGTTCCAGCCTTACTCCTTTTCCTATGGCAAATCTATAGAATGCATCCCAGCTATCAAGGCTATACCCTAACTCAAACTTTTTTGCTATTTCAGATGGAATGGCCCGTTGGGCCAGATAAGTTAGGGCTACTTTAGCTGCTTCTTCATGATGCCACAATAGATTTATGTAATAATCTTTAGCTGCATTCAATAGAATATAGAGGCTTTCTTTTGCTTGGTAATCCTGATGCGCGCCATCTGTGGCTGATGTAATGGGTATACCGTATCTTTGGGCAAGGTAGGTAATCGCCTCTATAAAGGTAGACCCTTCTATCTGTTGTATAAAGGTTATAATATCCCCAGAAGCATCGCATCCAAAACATTTATAAAATCCTTTCGCAGAAGAAACTGAAAAAGAGGGAGTATGCTCATCATGAAAAGGACAACAAGCCCAAAAATTTTGTCCTTTTTTTTTAAGGGGCAAAAAATCAGCAACTACCTCTTCAATACGTGCAACACGCTGAACAGCTTGAATGGTTTCTTGACTAATGATCATAGCAGCCAGAATGAACTAAATACAAAAGGAATGGTTAACTTTAGACCTTCTTCAAAACCTATTTGTGATCAGCAGTTTTTAGGAGAAGCGCAGTCGAGCACCGCAGAATACTAAATGTATTTGAGGAGCATAGACAAGCTTCAACACCAAAATTGCCATTAGACATAGGTTTTGCAGAAGGTCTTTTTTCTAAGGCGCATTTTCTCTTTACTGCTTAGCAGTAGCTACTGCTATTTCCTTTCAGTTGACGCTACTGACTTGAATAAAATAAATACAAAATTAACTACTCTTGCAAAAAATCCAAAAGCTTTTGTAGCCAAGCAGACGGGCTAACTAACTATCTTTATCTTTGTCTTGCCTTTTACTTTTATCTTTACAAATCTTTAGTGCCTTTCTGGCGGCTTTTTCTAAGGCCATTCCTATTTCTGGGTCCAAGTATTTATTGGCTAAGTTAACATCTATAGAAAGGGTTTCTTGCGCCATATGTACCACCTCTGGCAAATGGGTATAGCCTGAAGCATGACGTAGATCATAGAGCCGTTCGGCCAATTTGATAAAGAGCACAGAAAGCTGTACTTGCTCTTCCTTGATCGCTTTCTCTAATCGATTTTCCAGACAAAGTAAGGAAGGATGATCTAACGCTTGGTGCTTATCGATACCTAACACATTCAATACAAAAGCATAAACACCCAAATTATAGTGATCCCTCACATAAGAAAGGGGCAAACAAGTATGACGGACCAATTCATAGAGCAAAGAGGCATAAATTACTTTAGGAGAATTAAAAACCCATTCTACCACCAACTTGGCAATCCCTACCACACGTACATAAAACAATTGACCCGAGGCATGCCGCTTAAAGCCAAAGTGTTGCCGCAGTAATAAAAGTAAACCGGAAATGGTACCTAGATCAATAGGATCCATGTCATGCGAAAATTGAGCAACATGGTCATGGAACTGCATCAATTCCATCATGGAATCAGCTTGTTCTTTAGGAGTAACAGGGGTTTCTGAGGTTAGGCAATCTATAGGTAGTTTAGTGGTCATCTTATCACGAATTTCTATAACATCAACAGGCAATACCAGCAACATAGTGGGATCCTGCACTTGAACAGCATATTCCAAATAGCCATAATGGGCACCCACAATACTAGCTATGGTTTCTTGTTGAAGATCTATGGATGGTGGTACATCTTGTTCTCCTGGGGAGGCCGCAGCATCCTCCCGCTCTTCATAAAGGTCTTTTGACTTTAGGAAGCAGTTGAGCAGCGGTAGTAGCCCGACTGATTACTAAAGCCGTAGCTTGAAAAAACATAAATGAAGGATAACTGCTCTCAATCAGATCTACTTGCTTAAACTGCAAAATAGTGGTATGCAGTTGTATTTTAACAAGTGGTGTAATACCGCCCTCTAGCTTACCAATACGTAAAACAGCTTGCATCAATAAGTAGATTACTTGATGGATATCGCATATGATATAAGAAGATGGCCAGCCACTAGGCTCTTGTATATGCTCTACAAACAGCTTAGGCGGATGCGCCACCTCTTGAGACAAAGTAAACTCCACCTTACGCATCAGCTTATCTAACGTAATCTTAGCAGGCCGCAGGAGTGCATGATCTTTGGCCTTTGCTCTTCTATTGAAATAGGAGACCCAATCATATAGTTTATTGATAATACTCTGGAAATCTTGCTTATAAAGGGGCATGTTGCCATCTAAAAGTGAGACAGATTGTTCAATTTTACCTATTACTTGTTCTAAAATAGAGCCATAGCGCTTAGAGAAGAGAGATTAAAGTTTGCAGATGGAGCCATAGACAAATCATAGAGAGACTCCTTTAGTTTTTGGGATAGCCTAATCTTGTTTTGATTTTTTAAATAAAGATTCTGAGCCATATAACCACCTACTTTGACTTTAAAATAAATAATAATCGTAACCACTAGTAGTGTGACCATAAACAACGGAAATAAAGCGGATAATACAGAGAAGGGCAATCGAACAGCAATAGGATAAAGGGTTACGAGTAATACAGTTACTACAACCCTTATGCCCAGATAAATCGGCAATACCCATAAGATTACAGCATAATGGGCCAAGGATAAAGATGCACTAAAGATCGGGTCAGCCAGATGCTACCAGTACCAAAGTAGATTTAATGGAAGATAAAAGACGCAACCTATTAGCCAACATAAGCCAATCAACCAGCCTGGATTGGTTTGGCCAAAGAAACTTTTATAACGTGTAAATACACCGTAAGATGTAAAAAGAGCACCCAGCAGACCTTGGCATATCCCCAATAGACACGATCTGGTTTAATAAACCAATAGCCCAGAATAGCAGTAGCAATCATATAAAGACCCGTTAAGCGCAACGTACTATCGCTGGGCCTTAGCCTAGCCAATGTAACTTTTCTATTGGCCCATGCATTTTTAAGCGCCTCTTTTCGCTCCGCGCGCTTGCGCGCATAGGCTTGTTGCATTTGCTTAAACCCGTTATCCGGTTCAACCCATCCCACGCTTTTCGGTTGTTTGAGTAGATAATGGCCAGCCATCATAGCCAAGCCATTGACTACCATAGCAAGGAAAGAACCATCCATACTTGTTAGCGGTTCAACCCATTTTTTCCAGACTACAATAGTGCATACACCTGTCGCTATGCCAATCAAAGCGGTACGTGAGGTGCCTCGAAAGCCAAATATGGCCAATATAAAGGGAGCAGTTACCGTAGGTACAAAAATAGCAAGCCCCAATAGAGCAGTTGCAATAGGTCATTGCAGTAAAAAGCTACGATCATAGCGAGTAAACCTACCACTAGGGTAGCCCATCTTGCTATTTTAAGCTGCAGCGCATCAGTGATTTCTTTTTGATTGTATAGGCTTTTCACGATATCATGGCTGGCCATAATCGCACAAGCATTTAAAGAAGAATCAGCTGTAGACATCGCCATAGCCAGCAAACTAATGGCAAGAAATCCTTTAAAAATAAGCGGAATATGGTCTACTAGATGGCTCCAAACCTCTTCTTTTGATAAATCGGGTGCGCCTACAAAAGCAAATAGACCAATAAGAATGATAAAAATGGATATAACAATGCTAAAGATGGTAGTATAGGAAAAAACTTCTTGCGCCTGCACGGGACCAGAAGACATATAGACCCGCTGCATAAGCTGAGGCAGTAT encodes:
- the rplL gene encoding 50S ribosomal protein L7/L12; translated protein: MTELKVLAEQLVNLTVKQANELSDILKNEYGIEPAASAPMMMAAGPAAPTEAVAEKTTFDVVVKSAGASKLAVVKLIKEITGLNLKEAKEFVDGVPGTMKENLPKEEAETIKRKLEEAGAEVELK
- the rplJ gene encoding 50S ribosomal protein L10, which translates into the protein MKREEKLQVIESLVEKFSTFDCFYVVDAMGLTVEQVNKFRKSCAAQNIVYQIAKNTLIQKALERSEKCVAHAASFSSVLKGFSGILFSHDSGRAPGKMLKAFLEAERLSLPVLKAAAIHGDLFIGAAHLDALSNLKSKEEILGDIMMLLKAPILNVVAAIQSGGKRLMGVVETLASA
- the rplA gene encoding 50S ribosomal protein L1 → MAIQKRNTHSAASASKEVYHLTEAVQLVQKNTFTKFDASMDVAVRLGVDPKKSDQMVRGTVSLPHGTGKSCRILVLCTADKEQEAKQAGADYVGLDDYIEKITAGWTDVDVIITMPTVMIKLGKLGKILGPRGLMPNPKVGTVTMDVAKMVKEVKSGKVSFKVDKYGIVHTSVGRVSFAQEKIVENVTELLRAIVKLKPASSKGLYINSISLSSTMSRGFFVDRSIALGL
- the rplK gene encoding 50S ribosomal protein L11, whose product is MSKPVLGYVKLRVKGGSANPSPPVGPALGSKGINIMEFCKQFNARTKDQQGEIIPVIITVYQDKSFDFIIKTSSAVIAIMKLAQITKGSPESNRRKVASISWEQIAQIATDKLPDLNTLNVHAAMRMVAGTARSMGVTVQGTAPWVK
- the nusG gene encoding transcription termination/antitermination protein NusG — its product is MNALQWYVLKVVAKQEEKIKANLQAELVKNNLQSIVSELLIPYEKVYEVRAGKKYVKNRHLFPGYIFLQADLSNGLLVQLLKSITGALGFLGVRGWRSAPVPLSQTEVDRIIGKTNSLEPSHLKLSAIFSLGEVVEIIDGPFAGFSGKVQEIFEEKKTLNVVVKIFDERSTPVELSYAQVKKLF
- the secE gene encoding preprotein translocase subunit SecE encodes the protein MSKAKIFIQNLIQEVRYKITWPSYYRLQGSAMLVLVASLIFALLIGLMDWSLKKAFVWFYNAF
- a CDS encoding outer membrane beta-barrel protein, with translation MKKKIIPLLFFFLASYVGYAAPLDDAASASASASASASASAAPAPAAPAPVPTENTANDDSDIYLSSVENYLSFITDSVRMDYLYNLGDNSSGKFHKMKKIDWNSLLRKDMAFVYAIRINQSRFALCPGIGWSSLFYPFAGEKRGDETAYPTLKRKTKSHTDCEDLDNTSDKKYAYSAIKISFIDLLLRLRFNSVLDDPKAGFHTWLGVKFGFRRSASTIVEYKEFGDSAASCVEEGSFNLKPYAWAFQAGVGYGRFGLTGAFYCTSLFEEKQGPSGSDSLKPFSLGIYVDLL
- a CDS encoding DNA primase; its protein translation is MIISQETIQAVQRVARIEEVVADFLPLKKKGQNFWACCPFHDEHTPSFSVSSAKGFYKCFGCDASGDIITFIQQIEGSTFIEAITYLAQRYGIPITSATDGAHQDYQAKESLYILLNAAKDYYINLLWHHEEAAKVALTYLAQRAIPSEIAKKFELGYSLDSWDAFYRFAIGKGVRLEQLVAAGLVVQNGTKVYDRFRGRLMFPIHNSSGQVVAFGARHIAIAPLAKPISDGQFLGETQSPAYSAVCEERRDQNGHLAIESSKRSKEVDGPKYINSSETLIYQKGRLLYGLSFAKHSIKQENNCYLVEGYTDVLAFHKAGVEQVVASAGTALTEPQIDALCRFTTKVTLVFDGDQAGIQAAFRGIDKFLAKGFEVKVILLPSGEDPDGYLRKVGTDAFNHYINCSAQDFITFKASFLLNQSTEQTPVAQARAIREIVQSVVAIPDEIEGALFLKKCSKLFAIEEELLFTTYHALRHATTPVWQQKRTFPKQYGRQKSNPYIDQKNLPLTSKLTASIEAYEREIMRVLLTYGATKLSEERWLYQYIFLELGDVAFRSTDCKVLFEYCKSVFQQGGLVDMQCCLDSKEETIRKIAIDLTASPHDISEAWIKKYGIYTIEEGQHAQKISLEVILRLKIRLVQELIEQNRETLKQELSADEEVALLQVHQLLKASECSIAKQLGTVVAQ